A single window of Sulfurovum riftiae DNA harbors:
- the bcp gene encoding thioredoxin-dependent thiol peroxidase, translating to MLNIGDTAPDFCLPNQDEEEICLRDIRGRWIVLYFYPKDNTPGCTTEACDFTAALPDFEGLDAIVLGVSPDSPKKHRNFIEKKDLKITLLADEDKELCNAFGVWQLKKNYGREYMGVVRSTFIIDPDGKIAAKWEKVRVKGHVEEVKAKLEELQAS from the coding sequence ATGTTAAATATAGGTGATACGGCACCGGACTTCTGTCTGCCGAACCAGGACGAGGAGGAGATCTGTCTCCGTGATATCAGAGGAAGATGGATCGTGCTCTATTTCTACCCAAAGGATAACACGCCCGGGTGCACGACGGAAGCATGTGATTTTACCGCAGCGCTGCCTGACTTCGAAGGCCTGGATGCCATTGTGCTAGGAGTAAGTCCCGACTCTCCGAAAAAACACAGGAATTTTATAGAGAAGAAAGACCTCAAGATCACACTGCTGGCCGATGAGGATAAGGAGCTGTGCAATGCGTTCGGTGTATGGCAGCTCAAAAAGAACTACGGGCGTGAGTATATGGGCGTGGTGCGTTCAACATTTATCATAGACCCTGACGGAAAGATCGCTGCAAAGTGGGAGAAGGTCAGGGTCAAAGGCCATGTGGAAGAGGTGAAAGCAAAGCTTGAGGAGCTGCAGGCTTCGTAG